AATTGTTACTTCGACTCTTTGCTTGTCAGAGTATACTTTTAAGTTGACCTTCACTTCTGGGAATGTATCAAAATAGCGCTCTATTTTGCTCAGCTTCTTTTCTACATATTCCTTTAATGCTGGAGTTACTTCGATATTTTCACCACGAATGTTGAATTTCATAGATGAATTCCTCCTTTCAAGCCTATGTATATTATTTCGACACCGGCTTAAAAAACCCTTTTCACTTTTTTAAAAAAGTTGTTGAAATTGCAATTTTTATCGTTTTTTGTTGAAAAGATGCATCGTTTCTATTTTCATTTTACCCTATTAACACTATACATAACGAATATAAGTATGGACAATTCGTTACAGAAAAGAAACAACTTTTTGACAATACTTTCTACATAAGGAAAAATCCAATCGATAGCGGTTCTATCTAACAGAATCCATATAACATAAAAAACCCTTGTCACAGCAAGGGTTTCCAATTATATAAACGTTGCCACAATCGCAGCTCTATGTTCTTAAAATCCTTTACAACTTCACAACATTCACCGCTTGCGGTCCACGTGCTCCATCTACAATATCAAATTCCACATTTTGTCCTTCTTCTAATGTTTTATACCCCTCTTGCTGAATTGCAGAAAAATGGACAAAAATATCATCGCCATCTTCGCGTTCAATAAATCCAAATCCTTTTTCTGCATTGAACCATTTTACTCTTCCTTGCATGCTTGTTCCATTCCCTTCACTCTAAAAATCAGGACATTTGTCCTATAGTTTGACTATAACGAATGACAACCTGTCAAGTCAAAGAAGACTTGTCGCCTTTTTATTGTATCTTTCGACATCTACTATCCTCGGCAAAGCGTCAAACTGGATACACTTTGTGCACCTGCATGATATAGTAATTCACCGACTTGCCTCACCGTAATACCTGTCGTATATACGTCATCTATAATTACAAGATGTTGCCCTGTCAAACACTCTTCTTCTTGAAAGTAAAAAGGATTGGCAGCAGCTATCCTCTCTATTCTCCCCTTTTTGCTCTGTTTCTCTGTCTCTTTTCTAGTTAAAGATGTTGGTAAAATAGGAATTGGCAAGCAGGCTGCTAATCGTTCAGCCTGATTAAAGCCCCGCTCATACTCTCGTTCTTTACTAAGGGGCACAGGAATAAGGAATTGTGCATTTGAAAAGTATTTTTGAAATGTCGATACAAAGCCAATTTGAAAAACCTTCACAAGCTCTGCATCACCTCGAAACTTAAACCGTGCTAATATCTCTTTCATTCCATCATTATACACATATGTAGAACGATTCTTTATGAAAGGAAAGCAATTTTCCTCTTTCCATTTCATACAATCTCTACAAATTTCCCCGTACCTATATGCCGGATCAAGAGAAGATAACGGACGACCACAGCCATGACAAAATTCTCCTGTTATATAGGAAAGTTTTCGTTCACATAGATTGCATATGTATCTATCGTGAGACCGAATAAAAAAAGAATACCAACTCGCTTCTTCGGCAATATAATCGTCACAAAGTAAACAGTGCATCAATCTATCAACCCTTCTTGTTTAGCCCTTTTATTCATAAATTGAATATGCTTTTTCGCAGCAGTCATTGCTTTCGTTTTTCCATAATGAAAATAAATGACTTCCCCCTTTGGATTGTGAGAACTTCTACCAACGCGGCCCGCTATCTGAACCAGTGCACTTTCAGAAAAAATATCCTCTTCTGCTCCTAGCACAGCTACTTGTAAATTCGTGACCGTTACCCCTCTCTCCAATATAGTTGTAGTTATGAGTAGTGGTATATCCCCTTTACGAAATGCCTCTACTTTCTCTTTTCTCATTGGATCTTCTGCATGAACACCAGCAATTTTATGATGTAATCTTTGTAACACAGCCGTTACTTCCTCTACATAACAAATATGAGGAACAAATAAAAAGATAGGATAATGTTTTTGTAGATATATAAGAAGCCAGTCCAATAGAACTTGAGGAATTTGTTTACGTCGAAGTAGTTTTCTCCAATTTCCACACCATTTTAATTTAGGAACCGGTAATGGATGGCGATGATAACGTCCTGATATAATAACACCTTTTTGTTTACCATTTTGCACACTCTGTTTCCATTTCTCTTCTGGAGTTGCTGTTAAATAAATATAGGAAGCATCCTCCTTCGCCGCTTTTCTTACGGCCTCATGTAACATATGATCCATCGCATACGGAAAAGCATCAATTTCATCTATAATCATGACATCAAACGCCCTATAATAGCGAAGCAACTGATGAGTTGTAGTTACGATAAGCATCGCTTCTTTTTCATATTCTTTACTGCCTCCGTATAATGTCGCAAATGGTATATCTGGAAACACTTCTTGTAGTCGTGGAGCTAATTCTAATACAACATCTTTTCGAGGCGTCGCTATACAAACTCGCTTACCGTTTTTAAGCGCTTCATCTATGCCAGAAAACAACATCTCCGTTTTTCCAGCACCACATACCGCCCAAATAAAAAAGGACTCTTTCTGTTTAATTGCTTCTACTACCCCTTTTGCAGCCCTATTTTGCCCCGGTGACAATACTCCTTTCCACTGCAAGGCATGAGGAAAACATTCTTGTTTCCCTTCGCAAACACTTCGAACAAGCATCGTACATTCGCTTACTCGTCCCATCATAATACACTTCCGGCAATACGCACATACTTGATTACACCTTTTGCATAAAAATGATGCAAATAGACGTTTCTCTTGATTCCCGCAACGTTGGCATATATAATTGGAACTTTTTCGAACAATCCCTTTTTCTAATACAATCTCCCCTCTACTTATGAAATCGTGCAACTGTTCTTTTGACCATGAAAGTTCATGCAATAACATTTGTCTTCCTTTTTGTATCATTAGACATCCCCCCTTCTCTACTTTACTTCCTTGTCGTAACACTGTAAAAAATCAAAAAAGCCGATAACCTACTTATAAAATAGTAAGCTATCGACTTTATACACATGTTTTATATGTTACAAATCTTAGAATCTACCATAACCTAAGAAATGTTTTTGATTGTAACTGCTGCTTAAGCTAGAGTATGCAATACCTTTATCACCAGCATGAATCATTTGTCCATTACCAACATAAATACCAATGTGAGATGGACCTGCTTTGTAAGTACCTTGGAAGAATACTAAATCTCCTGGTTGTGGACTGCTTACTTTAGAAACAGAGTTCCAGTAACCAGCAACATCTTGACGACCTACTCCATAAACATAAGAGATGAAACCACTGCAGTCAAAACCACCGTTTGATGGAGATGCACTTCCCCAAACGTATGGCATACCTAAATATTGCTGTGCTTTACCAATTACACCAGGAGCTGGAGCTGGGTTTTGCGCAGGAGTTGGAGCTGATTTTTTCGGTTCTTTTTTAGGCTGTTCTTGCGGAGCTGCTTGTTGTGTTTGAGCCTCTGCTACTTGTTTTTGAGCAGCCGCTTCTTGTGCAGCCTTTTCTTTTTCTTGTTCTTCTTTTTCAGCTAATTGTTGTAAATATAACGCTTGCTTTTCAAGCTCTTTTAATTGACCTTCTGTACTTGTCATATTTTTTACAACAGTGTCCATTTTAGCACTTAATTCATTTACCGCTTCTTGTTTTTTTGCTTTTTCAGCATCAAGCTCTTTCTTTGCTGCTTCAATTTTTGATTGTGCTTCTTTCAGCTCTTTTTGCTTTTGCTTAACTGTTTCAACGTCTCTTTTCACAGCTTCTTGATCGCTTTGTTGCGTTTTCATAATATCTTCATCAGATTCAAAAATTTTAGAAACTGAAGTTAAACGATCTACTAAATCAGCAATGTTCTTAGAGTTCACAACAACCTCTGCTACAACGTTCGTATTTGGTTGTTCTTGAAGTGCTACTAAACGTTTTCTCAGCAATTCTTCACGTTTAGAAATCTTTGTTTGTAACTCAGCAATATGCTTACTTTTCTCCTCAATTAATTGCTCTGTTTCAGCAACTTTTTTTGTTGTTTCATCAAGCTTCGCTGTATTCTCTTGAACAGACTTATCTAAGTTTTGAATCGTTTTATTTAAGTCATTCATTTGCTTTTGAAGCTCATCACGTTCTTGTTGTTGTTTATGTAAAGTATCATTTTGTGCATTAATTTGTGTTTTTACGTCATCAATCTTTTCTGCGAATACATTTGGTGCTACCACTGAAAACATCATTCCTGCAGCCAATGCGCAAGATGCCATCTTTAGCTTTTTCATTTTGTTTTTACACCGCTTTCTTTTCCGAATATAATCTATTAAAACTTATACCATAATTCGGCAGTTTTTTTGTCAATGTTACGTTTTTGTAAAATAAATGTAATATTCTTTCGAAAATCCAAGCACAAACCAGCTCTAATTCTATATGTATTTGTAGAATCTTAAGAAAAAACATCGTTTTTTTATATAATTGTCATCTATTTGTTACAGAAAAAACGTAGGATCGCCCTACGTTTTTTCCAGTATACAAAGCATTACTTAACTTACTTTTATTTCACCCATTTTTCAGCCCAATTTTGAACCTCGTTCATAACACTCTCCAGTGCTTTTCCTTTATCAGTTAGTCCGTATTCAATTCGGACAGGTACTTCTGGATACACATTACGAACAACAATGCCTTCGCTTTCTAATTCCTTTAGACGCTCTGACAACATACGATCGCTCATATTCGGGATAATATCAGCGATTTCTCTAAAACGCTTCGGCTCTTCTAATAAAGATTTAATAATTAACCCCGTCCACTTCTTACTAAGCAGTGTGAAGGCCGACTCGAACTTTGGACATAAGCAAGAATTATGCTCCATATGTTTCACCTCTCTTTTATTGTAATATAGTTTCTTATAAAAAGTAAGCAATAAAACTTTCTTCATTTTAAATTATGTACATTTTATCATTCCTAAATATTTACTTGTCAAATAAAGCGGGAATTTAATCCGCATTTTTCCCTCACCACTGCTAACTAGTCTTCTCAAATTGAGGACCTACGAACAATAAAACTTCCATTTCCAAAATAGAAATAAATGGTAGGATGAACGGACATACCAATCCGTAAAAAAACTCTCTTCAAAAAAGAGAGCTTTTACATTTTTTATTTTGTATACCAACCTAAGCCAATCGAGCCTTCTCCTAAATGCGTACCAATAACAGCTCCAAAATAGCTAGTTCGAATTGTAACATGTGGATATTTCTCTTGCAATTCTTGCTTCCATGCCTCTGCTTCCTCTTCACGATTTGCATGAATAATAACAGCTTCCATTGGCAGCCCTTTACTCGCCTGCTCATCAAAGATTTCAACAATGCGCTTTAATGCTTTTTTGCGCGTACGAATTTTTTCAAAAGGAATAATAACTTTATCTCTAAAATATAATATCGGCTTCACTTGAAGTAAGCTTCCAATAAACGCTTGCGCACTATTCAAACGACCGCCTCGTTGTAAATGATGTAGATCATCCACAACAAAATATGCATCAATCGTCTTTTTCATCTCATCAAATCGCTTTAAAATCTCTTCAGGTGTCTTGCCTTCACGCGCCATTTTTGCCCCTTCACGAACATAAAACCCTTGCACTTCACAACTGATTTCAGAATCATATGCGTACACATCAATACCCTCGACCATCTGTCCAGCTGTTGTCGCTGTTTGATATGTCCCACTAATCCCACTTGAAAGATGGATACTAATAACAGCATCATATTCTTTTGCTAATTCTTCAAACAGCTCGACAAACTTTCCGATTGCCGGCTGAGAAGTCTTTGGCAATTCTTCTTGTTCACGTACTTTCACATAAAAATCATCAGCTGTTATCTCTTCTTCCTCTTGATAAGATGTTGTTCCGAAAACAACATTTAATGGAATCATGTGTATATTGAGTTCTTCACGAATATGCTTTGGTATATATGCTGTACTATCAGTAACAATAGCTGTTCTCATTTTCGTACCTACCTTATAAAAATTTTTTATTCCGCTATTTTAGGGCAGTAAGACTCCCACCTCAAGGTTCAAAGAGTAACAAAGAAGATAGGTGGGAGTAGGAATGCCCGTAACAGCCCGATTGGTGAGGGCTCATAATCAGTGATGGATGAAGAACCCCCCACTGATTAAAGTTTCACTTTATTTCTAATTTTACACGAAAACTAGAAAAGGTGCATTAATGTATGAAAATGCTGGTTAAAAATTATAATAAAAGCATCAACAAATTACAATAAAAACATTAAATCTCCGCCTAAATTTACGATATATTTTTAAAAAATGTTTGAATCTAAAAACGCTCCCTTTTACAATGTAAATACTAGTGATTCCGAAAGATAGGGGCGTATATCATTGTTATTACAATATTTAACAATCAAAGGCTACGGTGAGCACGAAATTGTCATTCAAAAATCAAGATTTATCTGTTATATTAGCCGAGCCAAAACTGAAGAAGAGGCGCAAGCATTTATCCAAAAAATAAAAAAACAACATTGGAATGCGACGCATAACTGTTCTGCTTATTTAATCGGCGAACAAGATCAAATTCAAAAAGCAAATGATGATGGCGAACCGAGCGGTACAGCTGGCGTTCCAATGCTAGAAGTACTTAAAAAACGCGGTTTGAAAGATACCGTCGTTGTCGTTACACGTTACTTTGGTGGTATTAAACTAGGGGCAGGCGGTCTCATTCGCGCATACGGAAAATGTACAAGTGAAGGGATTAACCATGTAGGTATAGTCGAACGAAAACTAATGCGTGTGATGAAAACAGAGATTGACTATACATTACTCGGAAAAGTTGAGAATGAATTGCGCCACTCTGAGTATGCCATCAAAGATATACAGTACTTAGAGAACGTAACGTTTGCTACGTATGTAGAAGAAGATCAGAAACAAAACTTTACCGATTGGATGATTGAACTAACAAATGGGCAATGTACAATTAAAGAAGACGATATGCTATACCTCGAACAAGATGTCCCACAATAAATCTTGTTCTGAGTGACAAATATAAAAGACTATTCTAACTTCCATTATGGAAATAGAATAGCTAAGATTATAACCTTACATTAAAAGGAGATTATATATGGAAGATCGTTATCATCATCTCCAAAAAAGAAGAGTAAAAAAGAAACGTAGACGTAAATTGGTTCTCTTTCTTATTTTTGCATGCCTATTTGGCAGTGTAGGGCTATACTTTCTTAATTCTTACTCTTCACTTATGGAAATGTATAATGGCTTTACACGCGATAAATCCAAGTTACGTGCAGAAGATGTAGAAATCACAAAAACTCCGTTTACCGTTCTTATTATGGGGATTGAAGATTATGCAACAGATGGGCAAAACGGTCGAACGGATTCCCTTATGTTTGCAACCGTGGATCCGAAATCTAAAAAGGTCTCCCTCATGAGCATTCCACGTGACTCACGGGTAACGATTGCAGGAAAGAATAGAAAAGACAAAATCAATGCCGCACATGCTTATGGCGGAGAAAGTATGGCAATAGACACTGTTGAAAACTTTTTAGAAGTTCCTGTTGATCACTATGTAAAAATTGACTTTAAAGGATTTAAAGGAATTGTCGATGCAGTGGGAGGCGTTACTGTCGATGTCCCATTTGATTTTTGGGAACGTTCCGATACGAACTATGATAAAAAAATCCACTTTAAACAAGGAAAGCACGATTTAAATGGGGAGGAAGCTCTTGCTTATGTTCGCATGCGAAAGCAGGATCCAAATGGAGATTACGGCCGTGCCGCAAGACAGCGTCAAGTACTTGCTGCTGTTATACACAAATTGAACTCTGCATCAACCGTATTTAAAATTAAAGATTTAGCAGATGTCGTTGGAAAATATATAAAAACTGATATACCGATCTTTGATGGGCTTGCTGTTTACAAGAAATTTTCTGATTTCGATCCTTCTCATATCGAAACGTTAAAACTAGAAGGAGAAGACAAAAAAATAGATGGAATCTATTACTTCATTCCAGATGAAATAAGCATGCAAGTTATTCGTAATTCGATTAAGAAAAATATCGGAAAAGCTGATGAACAAACAGAATCAACAACCGATACAAACGAAGGAACAGCAGAGCAAAATAAAGATGCAAACAAAAATACATCTTCACAATCAGGTGCAAATAATGAGGAGAAACCTGCTGCAAACAAAAAAGTACCAGAGTCACCACCCTCTACAAATGCGCATGCAGAGTGGATTATGCGAAATCATCAATAAAAAAGAGCCGATGCTATAAAATGTACCCTATAGGATAGACACTTAAAAAAAGGTCTATTCTATAGGGTATTTCTTGTATAATGAGAGAAAAATGAGAATCGGAGACATTTCAAAATGACGAAAAAACTATTTACAGAAAAAGAAATTGAAATACTATCAAAAAATCGATACGTAAAATCGGTCAGCCCAAAAGGAATTACTTATACCGACGAATTCAAGCGTATTTTCATTAAAGAAAACGAAAAAGGAAAACCCCCTCGCATTATTTTTGAAGAATGTGGATTTGATGTAGAAATCATTGGCATACAACGTGTTATATCATCAGGAAATCGGTGGCGTACTTCCTATAAGAAAGATGGTGTATTTGGTCTAAGAGATACGCGTAAAGAAAACTCAGGAAGAAAGCTAGAGAGAGAACTTACATTAGAAGAGAAATATGCGCGTTTGGAAGCGGAACGAAACCTATTAAAAGCTGAAAATGAATTGTTAAAAAAGATAAAACTTATGGAAGGGAGGATGAGAAAGAACTAACGTTACGACCTAACCAAAAATATATGTTAATTCGTTCTATTATTGAAACATACAAC
The window above is part of the Bacillus cytotoxicus NVH 391-98 genome. Proteins encoded here:
- a CDS encoding cold shock domain-containing protein is translated as MQGRVKWFNAEKGFGFIEREDGDDIFVHFSAIQQEGYKTLEEGQNVEFDIVDGARGPQAVNVVKL
- a CDS encoding ComF family protein produces the protein MHCLLCDDYIAEEASWYSFFIRSHDRYICNLCERKLSYITGEFCHGCGRPLSSLDPAYRYGEICRDCMKWKEENCFPFIKNRSTYVYNDGMKEILARFKFRGDAELVKVFQIGFVSTFQKYFSNAQFLIPVPLSKEREYERGFNQAERLAACLPIPILPTSLTRKETEKQSKKGRIERIAAANPFYFQEEECLTGQHLVIIDDVYTTGITVRQVGELLYHAGAQSVSSLTLCRG
- a CDS encoding DEAD/DEAH box helicase → MQKGRQMLLHELSWSKEQLHDFISRGEIVLEKGIVRKSSNYICQRCGNQEKRLFASFLCKRCNQVCAYCRKCIMMGRVSECTMLVRSVCEGKQECFPHALQWKGVLSPGQNRAAKGVVEAIKQKESFFIWAVCGAGKTEMLFSGIDEALKNGKRVCIATPRKDVVLELAPRLQEVFPDIPFATLYGGSKEYEKEAMLIVTTTHQLLRYYRAFDVMIIDEIDAFPYAMDHMLHEAVRKAAKEDASYIYLTATPEEKWKQSVQNGKQKGVIISGRYHRHPLPVPKLKWCGNWRKLLRRKQIPQVLLDWLLIYLQKHYPIFLFVPHICYVEEVTAVLQRLHHKIAGVHAEDPMRKEKVEAFRKGDIPLLITTTILERGVTVTNLQVAVLGAEEDIFSESALVQIAGRVGRSSHNPKGEVIYFHYGKTKAMTAAKKHIQFMNKRAKQEGLID
- a CDS encoding C40 family peptidase, yielding MKKLKMASCALAAGMMFSVVAPNVFAEKIDDVKTQINAQNDTLHKQQQERDELQKQMNDLNKTIQNLDKSVQENTAKLDETTKKVAETEQLIEEKSKHIAELQTKISKREELLRKRLVALQEQPNTNVVAEVVVNSKNIADLVDRLTSVSKIFESDEDIMKTQQSDQEAVKRDVETVKQKQKELKEAQSKIEAAKKELDAEKAKKQEAVNELSAKMDTVVKNMTSTEGQLKELEKQALYLQQLAEKEEQEKEKAAQEAAAQKQVAEAQTQQAAPQEQPKKEPKKSAPTPAQNPAPAPGVIGKAQQYLGMPYVWGSASPSNGGFDCSGFISYVYGVGRQDVAGYWNSVSKVSSPQPGDLVFFQGTYKAGPSHIGIYVGNGQMIHAGDKGIAYSSLSSSYNQKHFLGYGRF
- a CDS encoding winged helix-turn-helix transcriptional regulator, encoding MEHNSCLCPKFESAFTLLSKKWTGLIIKSLLEEPKRFREIADIIPNMSDRMLSERLKELESEGIVVRNVYPEVPVRIEYGLTDKGKALESVMNEVQNWAEKWVK
- a CDS encoding DegV family protein, yielding MRTAIVTDSTAYIPKHIREELNIHMIPLNVVFGTTSYQEEEEITADDFYVKVREQEELPKTSQPAIGKFVELFEELAKEYDAVISIHLSSGISGTYQTATTAGQMVEGIDVYAYDSEISCEVQGFYVREGAKMAREGKTPEEILKRFDEMKKTIDAYFVVDDLHHLQRGGRLNSAQAFIGSLLQVKPILYFRDKVIIPFEKIRTRKKALKRIVEIFDEQASKGLPMEAVIIHANREEEAEAWKQELQEKYPHVTIRTSYFGAVIGTHLGEGSIGLGWYTK
- a CDS encoding YigZ family protein, producing the protein MLLQYLTIKGYGEHEIVIQKSRFICYISRAKTEEEAQAFIQKIKKQHWNATHNCSAYLIGEQDQIQKANDDGEPSGTAGVPMLEVLKKRGLKDTVVVVTRYFGGIKLGAGGLIRAYGKCTSEGINHVGIVERKLMRVMKTEIDYTLLGKVENELRHSEYAIKDIQYLENVTFATYVEEDQKQNFTDWMIELTNGQCTIKEDDMLYLEQDVPQ
- a CDS encoding LCP family protein — encoded protein: MEDRYHHLQKRRVKKKRRRKLVLFLIFACLFGSVGLYFLNSYSSLMEMYNGFTRDKSKLRAEDVEITKTPFTVLIMGIEDYATDGQNGRTDSLMFATVDPKSKKVSLMSIPRDSRVTIAGKNRKDKINAAHAYGGESMAIDTVENFLEVPVDHYVKIDFKGFKGIVDAVGGVTVDVPFDFWERSDTNYDKKIHFKQGKHDLNGEEALAYVRMRKQDPNGDYGRAARQRQVLAAVIHKLNSASTVFKIKDLADVVGKYIKTDIPIFDGLAVYKKFSDFDPSHIETLKLEGEDKKIDGIYYFIPDEISMQVIRNSIKKNIGKADEQTESTTDTNEGTAEQNKDANKNTSSQSGANNEEKPAANKKVPESPPSTNAHAEWIMRNHQ